One window of the Rhipicephalus sanguineus isolate Rsan-2018 chromosome 4, BIME_Rsan_1.4, whole genome shotgun sequence genome contains the following:
- the LOC119390343 gene encoding uncharacterized protein LOC119390343, producing MQLSQTQNGASPILLANKVDRLEHELESTSELLRQANRELARREASLAQLGRHNERLRGRVARLESDVAVYRATSSAAAATSSSSSGEEDAAAADAAVDVSADPRATRCCSARDRELLRTLAGIYDKITRTGPRKSSYAAGDGDKCDAFGKNHRHAGRSLPDAHVLEQVFANFWQEYRSLSGELESCKQVVANQELRMRYLEAQVDAANRIKTSEFLDADVLKKAAHNGAVGGTRVFVSVKTVILC from the coding sequence ATGCAGTTATCGCAAACGCAGAACGGCGCCTCCCCGATCCTGCTCGCCAACAAAGTGGACAGGCTTGAGCACGAACTCGAGTCGACGTCCGAGCTGCTGCGCCAGGCGAACCGGGAGCTGGCTCGCCGCGAGGCCTCGCTCGCCCAGCTGGGACGCCACAACGAGCGGCTGCGGGGACGGGTGGCGCGGCTCGAGTCCGACGTGGCCGTGTACAGGGCGACCTCCTCCGCAGCCGCCGCCACGTCTTCCTCGTCGTCCGGCGAGGAAGACGCCGCGGCTGCGGACGCAGCGGTCGACGTTTCCGCCGACCCGAGGGCGACTCGTTGTTGCTCCGCGAGGGACAGGGAGCTCTTGCGAACCCTGGCCGGGATCTACGACAAGATAACCAGGACGGGGCCTCGCAAGAGCAGTTATGCTGCTGGTGACGGTGATAAGTGTGACGCGTTCGGCAAGAATCATCGACACGCGGGTCGTTCGCTTCCGGACGCCCACGTCCTGGAGCAAGTGTTCGCAAACTTCTGGCAGGAGTACCGCAGCCTGAGCGGTGAACTGGAAAGCTGCAAGCAGGTCGTGGCCAATCAGGAGCTCAGGATGCGATACCTCGAAGCTCAGGTCGATGCTGCCAACCGGATCAAGACCAGCGAGTTCCTCGACGCTGACGTGCTGAAGAAGGCCGCGCATAACGGTGCAGTGGGGGGAACGCGGGTGTTCGTTTCGGTGAAAACTGTGATATTGTGCTAA